The Verrucomicrobiia bacterium sequence GAATCGTTGAGTTTCATTTTCGGACGGCGCAGCATCCGGGTGTATGCCCCCGGCGAAATCCCTCAAGAGACGGTGACCACTCTCTTGCAGGCTGCCATGGCGGCGCCATCGGCAATGGCCAAGGACCCGTGGCGCTTTGTCGTCGTGCGCGAACGAGAGCAACTGGCGCGGCTGGCGGGGGCATTACCTGGAGGCGCCATGCTCCCCACGGCATGCCTGGCCATCGTCGTGTGTGGAGACCAGGATGCGGCCTTGGACCGCCAGCTTAGCTTCCTGTTGCAGGATTGCTCGGCGTCGATAGAGAACCTGCTG is a genomic window containing:
- a CDS encoding nitroreductase family protein, whose translation is MNKPSDESLSFIFGRRSIRVYAPGEIPQETVTTLLQAAMAAPSAMAKDPWRFVVVREREQLARLAGALPGGAMLPTACLAIVVCGDQDAALDRQLSFLLQDCSASIENLLLAAHVLGLGACWVGVHPSQAAVAQVCSLLSLPRAIIPVAVISLGLPGEEPGPRTRYNPKHVHCEKW